In Gammaproteobacteria bacterium, the genomic stretch CATATCGAGCTGTTTTATGTTTCCACACAAATATCAAACTCGCGATAAATACGATACCCATCCAGTTCATCCAGATCTTCACGGCATCAGATGTACCCGCTTCCATCGCTGCATTGAGTTCTTCCACATTACACCTCTGTATTTATGCTATTAATTACTGGTAATTTAAGCTTATCCATGAAAAGATACCGCAAAATCTCACAATACGATAGAGGAAAACGTCTTGTCTAACACATTAAAAGAATTCAAAGACTATCGCGCCAAAATGAATGAGCGTATTTTAAGTGAAGATAACCGTGTGATTAAGCGGGTATTTTCGGTTGATTCACTGGTGTATACCGCAGACAGTTCACTCTCAAAGTCCACCAAAGAATTGCTCGG encodes the following:
- a CDS encoding carboxymuconolactone decarboxylase family protein; translation: MSNTLKEFKDYRAKMNERILSEDNRVIKRVFSVDSLVYTADSSLSKSTKELLG